One part of the Amphiprion ocellaris isolate individual 3 ecotype Okinawa chromosome 24, ASM2253959v1, whole genome shotgun sequence genome encodes these proteins:
- the cyyr1 gene encoding cysteine and tyrosine-rich protein 1, translating to MENPWRRRRRTQAVRWKWLRSSLLLCLFTGGSEAQCEGCIEYCCDGSPPFCCSYYAYVGDVLSGTAISGIVFGVVFLMGAVAALFLCVCMCMKNGRGARVGVFSTSYINTVTQGYPGPPPPYTYDYEMYPPSLHPPPYTPTQSRPANYSPPPPYPGCTRK from the exons ATGGAAAAcccctggaggaggaggaggaggacgcaGGCGGTGAGATGGAAGTGGCTGAGGAGCtcgctgctgctgtgtttattcaCTG gtgGAAGTGAGGCCCAGTGTGAAGGATGTATAGAGTACTGCTGTGATGGATCGCCACCTTTCTGCTGCTCCTACTACGCCTATGTTGGAGACGTCCTCTC gggCACTGCCATCTCTGGGATCGTGTTcggtgttgtgtttttgatggGGGCGGTGGCAGCCTTGttcctctgtgtgtgcatgtgcatgaaGAACGGGCGTGGCGCTCGGGTCGGCGTCTTCAGCACCTCCTACATCAACACTGTGACCCAGGGCTACCCAG GTCCTCCACCACCGTACACCTACGACTACGAGATGTACCCTCCGTCCCTGCACCCCCCACCCTACACCCCAACCCAGTCTCGACCAGCAAACTACTCCCCGCCTCCTCCTTACCCCGGCTGCACCCGCAAGTGA
- the adamts1 gene encoding A disintegrin and metalloproteinase with thrombospondin motifs 1: MMWFLRVSIGLITALCVSAAHSSWEESTVVPVRLDPAAQSESETEPWRTPTAEEKEKEAEMRVYRLDVFGKQLVLQLEPDQTFLAPGFVFHIVGTPESDPTPEPKSGAEPGCFFSGTVNGEEHSAAALNLCHGLRGGFYFRGEEYFIQPLNSSDFLGSEEDVHTVRRRSRAALAEEGSSKCGVNEDEERVPTNLEKEARQRAPNADQTAHHRTRRFVSTPRYMEIMLVADQSMAEFHGAGLKPYLLTIMAVASRLYRHPSIHNSISLAVVKLLVVYEEERGPQVSSNAAMTLRNFCQWQRQHNPPSDRHPEHYDTAVLFTRTDLCGAHSCDTLGMADVGTVCDPDRSCSIIEDDGLQASFTVAHELGHVFNMPHDDAQLCSGVNGAHWGSHMMASTLSNLDQQQPWSPCSALMVTTFLDNGHGQCLLDKPVKPQPLPQPLPGTVYDADHQCRLTFGEDSQHCPDLSTMCTALWCTVTTSNGLLVCQTKNFPWADGTPCGHDSFCLAGQCLTKSQAAKHQTPVNGGWGVWGPWGDCSRTCGGGVQYSFRACDNPLPKNGGKYCEGKRIQYRSCNTETCPDTNGLSFREEQCLAHNDMSAQVSLGSGEGVEWVPKYAGVSPKDRCKLVCRAKGTGYFFVLKSKVADGTPCSPDSTSVCVQGQCVKAGCDRVIGSNRRFDKCNICGGDGSTCKKVSGSLERARPGYQDVVTIPAGATHVDVKQRAPGNGRHDNSYLAVRRQDGNYLLNGDYKLMTMETDIALRGSLLRYSGSSATLERLRSFAPLPEPLTIQVLSVGEAPRPRVKYSYFAPRPNNAASASGNNAGRRPSINAIREVGGAEWTLREWGPCSQTCGGGTQQREVVCLDSQGRPSRDCPEELRPLASQSCASQSCPSWLLGEWSVCSKTCGRGFRKRQLRCIGHDGRTLTHDSCDPKDRPRPLLELCNQSAC, from the exons ATGATGTGGTTTTTACGCGTTTCCATTGGTTTAATTACCGCCCTGTGCGTCAGCGCAGCGCACAGCTCCTGGGAGGAGAGCACCGTTGTGCCGGTCAGACTAGACCCGGCGGCCCAGTCAGAGAGCGAAACCGAACCCTGGCGGACTCCCACcgcagaggagaaggagaaggaggcggAGATGAGAGTGTACCGGTTGGACGTATTTGGCAAGCAGCTGGTTTTGCAGCTCGAGCCTGACCAGACCTTCTTGGCGCCGGGTTTTGTCTTCCACATCGTGGGGACTCCCGAGTCCGACCCGACACCGGAACCAAAGAGCGGAGCCGAGCCAGGCTGCTTCTTCTCGGGCACGGTGAACGGAGAGGAGCACTCCGCCGCTGCGCTCAACCTGTGCCACGGACTCAGGGGCGGATTTTACTTTCGGGGTGAAGAGTACTTCATCCAGCCCCTGAACTCCAGCGACTTCCTGGGCAGTGAGGAGGATGTCCACACGGTTCGCCGGAGAAGCCGGGCAGCTTTGGCTGAGGAGGGCAGCTCCAAGTGTGGGGTCAACGAGGACGAGGAGAGAGTGCCAACGAATCTGGAAAAAGAAGCTCGTCAAAGAGCCCCTAACGCAGACCAGACAG CCCACCACAGGACCAGGCGTTTTGTTTCCACCCCTCGCTACATGGAGATCATGCTGGTGGCCGACCAGTCCATGGCTGAGTTCCACGGCGCAGGGCTCAAACCTTACCTGTTAACCATCATGGCAGTGGCCTCCCGCCTCTACCGGCACCCCAGCATCCACAACTCCATCAGCCTGGCCGTGGTGAAGCTGCTCGTGGTGTACGAGGAGGAGCGAGGCCCTCAGGTGTCATCAAACGCAGCCATGACCCTCCGCAACTTCTGCCAGTGGCAACGGCAGCACAACCCTCCTAGTGACCGCCACCCGGAGCACTACGACACGGCCGTGCTCTTCACCAGGACG GACCTATGTGGTGCTCACTCTTGTGACACTCTGGGGATGGCAGATGTCGGCACAGTGTGTGACCCTGACAGAAGCTGCTCAATCATTGAAGATGATGGACTGCAGGCATCATTTACAGTCGCACATGAGCTCG GTCACGTCTTCAACATGCCTCATGATGACGCCCAGCTGTGTTCGGGTGTGAACGGCGCCCACTGGGGCTCCCACATGATGGCCTCCACCCTGTCCAACCTGGACCAGCAGCAGCCGTGGTCTCCCTGCTCTGCCCTCATGGTCACCACGTTCCTGGATAACGGTCACGGTCAGTGCCTCCTGGATAAGCCGGTGAAGCCTCAGCCGCTCCCCCAGCCCCTGCCTGGGACGGTTTACGACGCCGACCATCAGTGTCGTCTGACGTTTGGCGAAGACTCGCAGCACTGCCCAGACCTGAGCACCATGTGCACAGCTCTGTGGTGCACCGTGACCACGTCCAACGGTTTGCTGGTGTGCCAGACCAAGAACTTCCCCTGGGCTGATGGGACGCCGTGCGGACATGACAGCTTCTGCCTGGCTGGACAGTGTCTCACAAAGAGTCAAGCTGCCAAACATCAG ACTCCTGTCAACGGTGGATGGGGTGTCTGGGGACCCTGGGGTGACTGCTCCCGAACCTGCGGAGGAGGAGTTCAGTATTCCTTCCGCGCCTGTGATAACCCTTTGCCTAAGAATGGAGGCAAATACTGTGAGGGCAAGAGGATCCAGTACCGCTCCTGCAATACAGAAACCTGCCCTGACACCAACG GCCTGTCATTCCGTGAAGAACAGTGTCTGGCCCACAACGACATGTCGGCTCAAGTGTCCCTGGGTTCAGGCGAGGGCGTCGAGTGGGTACCCAAATATGCTGGAGTTTCACCCAAAGACCGCTGCAAGCTGGTGTGCCGGGCCAAGGGGACTGGATACTTCTTTGTTCTCAAATCTAAG GTGGCTGATGGGACGCCCTGCAGTCCAGATTCcacttctgtttgtgttcaagGCCAGTGTGTCAAGGCTGGATGTGATCGTGTCATTGGCTCCAACCGGCGCTTTGATAAGTGCAATATTTGCGGTGGAGATGGTTCAACCTGCAAGAAAGTGTCAGGATCTCTGGAGCGTGCCAG GCCTGGTTACCAAGATGTTGTAACTATCCCCGCTGGTGCCACCCATGTAGACGTCAAGCAACGTGCTCCAGGCAACGGTCGTCATGACAACAGCTACTTGGCAGTGCGTCGCCAGGATGGAAACTATCTGTTAAACGGCGACTACAAGCTGATGACCATGGAGACTGACATTGCCCTGAGAGGGTCACTGTTGCGTTACAGCGGCTCATCTGCCACCCTGGAGCGCCTCCGAAGCTTCGCCCCGCTCCCTGAGCCCCTCACCATCCAGGTGCTGTCTGTAGGAGAAGCCCCGAGGCCCCGAGTTAAGTACAGCTACTTCGCCCCTCGACCCAACAACGCTGCTTCAGCCTCCGGCAACAATGCAGGCCGCCGCCCATCTATCAATGCCATCCGAGAGGTTGGTGGAGCCGAGTGGACCCTGAGGGAGTGGGGTCCATGTTCCCAGACCTGTGGAGGAGGCACCCAGCAGAGAGAGGTAGTGTGTCTGGACTCTCAGGGCCGTCCCTCCAGAGACTGCCCCGAGGAGCTTCGCCCCTTGGCCTCGCAGTCCTGCGCCTCCCAGTCCTGCCCCTCCTGGCTGCTCGGGGAATGGTCAGTGTGCTCCAAGACCTGCGGCCGAGGCTTCCGCAAACGTCAGCTGCGCTGCATCGGCCATGACGGACGCACACTAACCCATGACAGCTGTGACCCCAAAGACCGGCCACGACCCCTGCTGGAACTGTGCAATCAGAGTGCCTGCTAA